A DNA window from Onthophagus taurus isolate NC chromosome 1, IU_Otau_3.0, whole genome shotgun sequence contains the following coding sequences:
- the LOC111429473 gene encoding protein snail-like, whose amino-acid sequence MPRAFLITHRRYNGEDTDQKDCSPERVVSVAEYPDFQESDNSSECPNELYNLTKLAEVSLAAAAGKISDYRHLSTANSQNNDEPTFTYTHKLFDKSSRAPRPHLQKGDSIDRTTLSPSSVIIDQVPKSEPMQLDSSTEKINESQDGQSHDHECSDCGKRYSTSSNLARHRQTHRSPADKKARRCPHCNKLYVSMPAYSMHVRTHNQGCKCQYCGKCFSRPWLLQGHIRTHTGEKPFKCTICSKAFADKSNLRAHIQTHSNTKPHVCLRCGKAFALKSYLYKHEESSCMRINGRHSSREATPDKNVASPTPVIVSHSSESGIKNPEKFLPVNRPVRSPLYYRSTVISPNPERLLYSKIQHPSVILSAARFTGMGQMLQDQPMDFSPSTGRDQYGRENFQNMERSSSYSIGLAIAV is encoded by the exons ATGCCTAGAGCGTTCCTGATCACTCATCGTCGTTACAACGGCGAAGATACCGATCAAAAAG ATTGCAGCCCGGAACGCGTAGTTAGCGTTGCCGAATATCCAGATTTTCAGGAATCTGATAACAGTTCCGAATGCCCAAACGAACTTTATAATCTCACAAAACTTGCTGAAGTTAGTTTGGCCGCCGCCGCTGGAAAAATATCAGATTATCGTCATTTATCAACCGCTAATTCACAAAACAATGACGAACCAACATTTACCTATACtcataaactttttgataAATCATCTAGAGCACCTCGACCACATTTACAAAAG GGGGATAGTATTGACCGAACAACTTTATCCCCAAGCAGTGTCATAATCGATCAAGTTCCAAAATCTGAACCAATGCAACTTGATTCATCCAccgaaaaaattaatgaatctCAAGACGGTCAAAGTCACGACCATGAATGTTCAGACTGCGGAAAAAGATACAGCACCTCAAGCAATTTGGCCAGACATAGACAAACTCACCGAAGCCCCGCTGACAAAAAAGCAAGAAGATGTCCTCATTGCAACAAATTATACGTTAGTATGCCCGCTTATTCCATGCATGTAAGAACCCATAACCAAGGATGTAAATGTCAATATTGCGGAAAATGCTTTTCAAGACCTTGGTTATTACAAGGACATATTAGAACCCACacag gtgAAAAACCATTTAAATGTACAATATGCAGTAAAGCTTTCGCggataaatcaaatttaagaGCTCATATTCAAACCCACTCGAATACAAAACCTCACGTTTGTTTACGTTGTGGAAAAGCTTTCGCgttaaaatcatatttatacAAACATGAAGAATCTTCTTGTATGAGAATTAATGGTAGGCACTCATCGCGCGAAGCAACTCCCGATAAAAACGTAGCCTCCCCAACGCCCGTTATCGTATCTCATTCTTCGGAATCTGGAATAAAAAATCCCGAAAAATTCCTACCTGTTAATAGACCAGTGAGATCACCACTTTATTACAGATCGACTGTAATATCGCCGAATCCTGAAAGATTATTATATTCGAAAATTCAACATCCGTCAGTGATTTTAAGTGCTGCTAGATTTACTGGGATGGGTCAAATGTTACAAGATCAACCAATGGATTTTTCTCCTTCAACTGGGAGAGATCAGTACGGAAgggaaaattttcaaaatatggaAAGATCTTCGAGTTACTCTATAGGGTTGGCAATTGCGGTTTAA
- the LOC111429472 gene encoding ankyrin repeat domain-containing protein SOWAHA yields LDGRIIQNGGYTPLHIAAQFGREKVYDLLIQTYGAGPGIRDYSGRTPSQYKTSHIQATAIVNQKKSRKKTTEKDLGFLRIGSLNVRVKKTTEAFSNFLGVGNTVPINPIDTSNFHKGWGSADNVAQENVLKSKRKMKRPLENTGTNSTPGTPNSHTRALVQRNLQDSDSDSAAGFDSHWQN; encoded by the exons GGTTATACACCACTTCATATAGCCGCCCAATTTGGTAGGGAAAAAGTTtacgatttattaattcaaacatatg gaGCCGGACCAGGTATAAGAGATTATAGTGGAAGAACACCGAGTCAATATAAAACGTCACATATTCAAGCAACAGCGATCGTAAATCAGA AGAAATCAAGAAAGAAAACGACAG aaaaagattTAGGTTTCTTACGAATAGGATCATTAAATGTACGCGTCAAGAAAACAACAGAAGCCTTCAGTAACTTTCTTGGTGTTGGGAATACGGTGCCAATTAACCCTATTGACACCTCAAACTTTCACAAGGGTTGGGGTTCAGCAGATAATGTTGCACAG gaaaatgtgttaaaaagcAAAAGAAAGATGAAGAGGCCGTTGGAGAATACAGGAACAAATAGCACACCAGGAACGCCAAATAGTCATACCAGGGCACTCGTCCAAAGGAACCTTCAGGACTCGGATTCGGATTCAGCAGCAGGTTTTGATTCTCACTGGcagaattaa